The following coding sequences lie in one Candidatus Annandia adelgestsuga genomic window:
- the cyoA gene encoding ubiquinol oxidase subunit II: MKISKLKNYLFLPIIILLVNFSTKYYILNPKGQIAFEQSKLIFVSFLIMLIIVVPVILMSIIFLYKYSEKNYNHKNYKPNWDNSKNIEIVTWTVPIIIVFFLSIITWNSTHKLDPYKPIISNTKTMDIEAISLDWKWIFLYPKQNIASVNELAIPINTPIHFIITSSSVMNSFFIPKLGSQMYAMAGMKTQLYLISNKPGIYTGFSSNYSGVGFSNMKFKVISCKNMNYFNKWLKKVRRSLNYLDAVNLMQESIPSIDHQIEYFNKCESGLFNRLIDKFKNNKNNIY; the protein is encoded by the coding sequence ATGAAAATATCTAAATTAAAAAATTATTTATTTTTACCAATAATAATTTTATTAGTAAATTTTAGCACTAAATATTATATTTTAAACCCTAAAGGCCAAATAGCTTTTGAACAATCAAAATTAATTTTTGTTTCTTTTTTAATAATGTTAATTATAGTTGTTCCAGTTATATTAATGTCAATAATTTTTTTATATAAATATAGTGAAAAAAATTATAATCATAAAAATTATAAACCAAATTGGGATAATTCAAAAAATATTGAAATAGTAACTTGGACTGTACCAATAATAATTGTTTTTTTTTTAAGTATTATTACATGGAATTCTACTCATAAATTAGATCCTTATAAACCTATTATTTCAAATACAAAAACTATGGATATCGAAGCAATATCTTTAGATTGGAAATGGATATTTTTATATCCAAAACAAAATATAGCTTCTGTTAATGAATTAGCTATTCCAATAAATACTCCTATTCATTTTATAATTACATCAAGTTCAGTTATGAATTCTTTTTTTATACCAAAATTAGGAAGTCAAATGTATGCTATGGCTGGTATGAAAACTCAATTATATTTAATATCTAATAAACCTGGTATATATACAGGATTTTCTTCTAATTATAGTGGTGTTGGTTTTTCTAATATGAAATTTAAAGTTATTTCATGTAAAAATATGAACTATTTTAATAAATGGTTAAAAAAAGTTAGACGTTCATTAAATTATTTAGATGCAGTAAATTTAATGCAAGAATCAATACCTAGTATTGATCATCAAATAGAATATTTTAATAAATGTGAATCAGGATTATTTAATAGATTAATTGACAAATTTAAAAATAATAAAAATAATATTTATTAA